From Bos mutus isolate GX-2022 chromosome 5, NWIPB_WYAK_1.1, whole genome shotgun sequence, one genomic window encodes:
- the LOC102271342 gene encoding large ribosomal subunit protein uL15-like, translated as MPSRLRKTRKLRGHVSHGHGRIGKHRKHPGGRGNAGGMHHHRINFDKYHPGYFGKVGMRHYHLKRNQSFCPTVYLDKLWTLVSEQTRVNAAKNKTGAAPIIDVVRSGYYKVLGKGKLPKQPVIVKAKFFSRRAEEKIKGVGRACVLVA; from the coding sequence ATGCCATCCAGACTAAGGAAGACCCGGAAACTTAGGGGCCACGTGAGCCACGGCCACGGCCGCATCGGCAAACACCGGAAACACCCGGGAGGCCGAGGTAATGCTGGTGGCATGCATCATCACAGGATCAACTTCGACAAATATCACCCAGGATACTTTGGGAAAGTTGGTATGAGGCATTACCACTtaaagaggaaccagagtttcTGCCCGACTGTCTACCTTGATAAATTGTGGACCTTGGTTAGTGAGCAGACACGAGTAAATGCTGCCAAGAACAAGACAGGAGCTGCTCCTATCATTGATGTGGTGCGATCAGGTTACTACAAAGTTCTGGGGAAAGGAAAGCTCCCAAAGCAGCCTGTCATCGTGAAGGCCAAATTCTTCAGCAGAAGAGCTGAGGAGAAGATTAAGGGTGTAGGTCGGGCTTGTGTCCTGGTGGCTTGA